The following nucleotide sequence is from Salvia miltiorrhiza cultivar Shanhuang (shh) chromosome 7, IMPLAD_Smil_shh, whole genome shotgun sequence.
ACCTTCTGAAATTGATTCAATGCCTTACTTGTCAGAATTGCCTGACGTAACAGATTCTTTATTACCCAAAAAAGAAGATAGAGTTGATGACCTGAGACCAGAGGCAAATGATGACGACGACTATGTGCCACGGACTATAACATCATCCAGATGGGCAAATGATGCTGAGTCGCCAGCTGATGAAGGTGAGATTTCTGATTATGAGGACAACTGGAAGATGAAGAGGAAGGCTGGTTCTGAGTCAGCGGAAGCAAGGATAGGCAGGAAATCAGTTAGTCCTGGGCTTGGAGAAGGTTCTGAAGGAACAAGGGCACAGTCGTTGGGATCAGATGAACGTGTAAGGTCTTCCAGTAGAGATAGTTACAATGATACTGTTGATAAGAATGACTACATAGAGGTAGATGATGATCAAAATTATGATTGTAGTGATGCTAGCCATGCTGCCTCTGAATCAGAGGATGATGTTGGCTCTCATGGTACGCCAGAACCAATTCATCCTCCACAGAGGAGCTTTAATATGCTTCATGGTTGCAGAAGTGTTGATGAGTTTGAACGATTGAATAGGATTGACGAAGGAACATATGGGATTGTTTTCAGAGCCAAGGACAAGAAAACAGGAGAAATTGTGGCTTTGAAGAAGGTCAAGATGATTAATGAGAGAGAAGGGTTTCCTTTGACTTCTCTTCGAGAAATAAACATTCTTCTCTCTTTTCATCACCCATCCATTGTGGATGTTAAAGAAGTTGTTGTGGGGAGCAGCCTTGACAGTATATATATGGTAATGGAGTACATGGAACATGATCTCAAAGGATTGATGGAGACAATGAAACAACCTTATAGTCAAAGTGAGGTTAAATGTCTGATGCTTCAGCTTTTAGAGGGGATCAAGTATCTTCATGATAATTGGGTTCTGCACCGTGATCTGAAAACTTCAAATCTGCTTTTGAATAACTGTGGTGAGTTGAAGATCTGTGACTTTGGACTGGCTCGTCAATATGGCAGTCCTCTGAAACCTTATACTTCCCTGGTCGTGACTTTGTGGTACAGGTGAGTCTTTCTGCTTCAACAAGCTTCTAGTTTTCTGCTATCTTATGTAGTGCCATTTACTTGTGCAAATTTTTTCAGTTCTCTGAGTTTCACgacttaagtattttttttgccATTGTGTGTATAGGAGTTTGCTCTagcactattttttttaacacaATAACATGCAGACTTGCTGTAATTGTGTCAATTTCAAGtcctttattgattttatttggTTTCATCATAATTTAATTGGTCTGTGACTGTGATTGTGAAAGTTGTTTCATCATGTTGTATTGTGCTGCATCCAAAGTTCTGCTTGGTTCTTCACTTAAAGTAATTTACAAATCATGATGTTACCTTTCAGGGCACCAGAACTTCTGTTAGGAGCAAAGCAGTACTCGACGGCAATTGATATGTGGTCGCTTGGGTGCATAATGGCTGAGCTATTGTCGAAAGAACCTTTGTTCAATGGGAAGTCAGAGGTTGAGCAGCTTGGCAAGGTAAATAAGTTATGATTCTTGATTATATTCTGTGTACTTGTTTTAATTGGTGGTCATGCCTACAGATATTCAAGATTCTTGGCACCCCCAATGAGACAATATGGCCTGGCCTTTCTGACCTCCCTGGTGCAAAGGTGAACTTCGTCAAGCATAAGTAAGTATTCGTATCTATTATATTCAATTCTTACTAAATTGGCCTCAAAATTTATGTTCTCTCCTTCACTGTTTTCCCAGGCGTCCATCTTTGGGTGATTCTGGCTGGTTTTCGTGCCTCCGTTGGTGACAGTGTGTGTCAGTTGACTATACTATTTTGTTGCTTCTGACCAGTTCTAATTTGTTAGGTACAACCTTTTGCGCAAGAAATTTCCGGCCACATCTTTTACTGGGACACCTGTTCTATCTGATGCTGGATTTGACCTTTTGAACAAGCTTTTAACTTATGACCCTCAGAAGGTATCTTCAATCTGTTCATTGTTTTTCTTTGTGTGGTGACCTTCATCTCCTGTTTCTATTGTCTTAACTGAAAATGGAAACTATGCAGAGGATAACTGCTGAAGCTGCTCTCAACCATGAATGGTTTCGTGAAGTCCCGCTACCTAAGACTAAGGAATTTATGCCTACTTTTCCTGCTCAACATGCACAAGACAGGTATTTGCTTATCTCTACTAGACATTCATGGACATTCTCTCTGTAAGAATTTCAGTTATAGTTGATAGTTTTCAATATGATCAGGCGCATGAGAAGAGTAATGAAGAGTCCAGACCCACTAGAGGAGCTGAAGAGGAAGGAAAAGCAAGGAGAGCTAGGAACTGGTGGTTTATTTGGCCAATAGCTTCTGTTTTTTGTTCTTCTTTGGGTTCAGCCATATCTGGGACGAACATGATTGAGGTGAGAGCAAAAGGAAGTTGCACACATTGATTGTGTGACTATTACTCGTGCTGTTTTTTATCAGGCACATATGATGCAGTAGTGGGAAAAACTTTGTTTGGCCTGTACTTGTGAATCAGATATGTTGCAGGCTGGCTTTTCTTGTGGGGTTGGCTGACAATTTGGATCCAGCTCTGATGCTTGCCCAAAAAGGTGTGGCATAAGGCGTTTCCTTTGATGAAACTGTTTTTGGTTAATCACATGTAACATATTTTATGTTGATCCTTGTAAACAATTTTCTTGAAATTGATTCTGAATAACAAAGCTATGGTATACATCTACACTCCTAGCGTGCTATCTATTTTACTTTTTGTATTGTGTTTGCAAGAGatggtgatgtaaagtggaggGGAGATTCTTAGCTTTTCATTGCCGAAGAATTTGACCCCAAGTTTAGCACTCTGGAGGAGGTAAATATTAGAACTAATTACATGGATGTAATTAAGGATTGAAATTCGCTTTATATATGTGCAATGGTGTTATGTCATCTTGGATCTTGTATGACATTCCAACCTGTAGATTACATAACCACATCAATGTGTTTCAATGGATGTTACAGAGCATGCTTataagaaaacaagaaaaatagcTCGCATTACATGCTTTCTCTTTAATAGTTTATTTGTCGGAAATCATACGTTTAAGTTGTTTGGAGTCTCGATGCTTCTTAGGCTACAGGTCCTGCATTAATAAATTGCAGGaggtttttttcttttgcaaGAGCAATTTTTTTGGTCTACCTAATAGTTTGAAATGTCCTaagttaatttttttgctataacTTAACCCTGCCTATTTAGAAATGCATGTTTGTTGCAGCAGTCTAAAATCTGTTGCTATTGTTGTCTTAGTCTTTTCCTTATCGGTGGTTTTCCTTGTTCTTGACTTCTTGCTATTGGATGTAATCAGTTCATGTGGTGAGCACAAGGATCAAAACATTGTTGATCAGTAGATAAGTCGATTTAGTTTTCCTTGACTAATTAAGATGGCACTTTTGTTGCTGAGGAACTTTTTCTCTCGTTattacaattttaatataattaataatcttCACTTGCTTGTACGTTGTACTGCCAATATCAGGAATTTGTGTTCCTTCCAAGTTAAGACAATATGATTGTTGAccattttttagttttaaattaGATCGGTTTGTCATCCAAGATGAAAACTGGGTCTGTAAGATTGCATTGTTTCTTGGCTCATTAAGATAGTAGATTTTCATGGTCATTGCTGTTAGGATACCCGGCGGTCTTGCATAACCTATTTTTACAGCTAATTGACCTATCTTTTTCCTGATCTTGTCCCTCACTGTAGCACTAATAGTGTGCGGCATTGACTTTTGATCCTTATGACATTCATCTGAAATGTGACTGCAGTATC
It contains:
- the LOC130995588 gene encoding cyclin-dependent kinase G-2, giving the protein MAAGRHGGYRENEFRDREADFGMSRKEIGYSNGEYERVRKGSRDYDRGQIRGRGSLEYRDRVRRRDIGEKEMMNGGHRSTSSRSDSGSSGGAPRRCGYIVRPMDREPGELSSDGSDGATDSEIQFNNKETGVTILDSGRQLSPVQNKKRKFSPIVWDRDDKAATRTTRSTKMLEINNLPPLPPPPPLPDSLKSNSIHDAVEQTSLVEDNVVEIFEAPPSEIDSMPYLSELPDVTDSLLPKKEDRVDDLRPEANDDDDYVPRTITSSRWANDAESPADEGEISDYEDNWKMKRKAGSESAEARIGRKSVSPGLGEGSEGTRAQSLGSDERVRSSSRDSYNDTVDKNDYIEVDDDQNYDCSDASHAASESEDDVGSHGTPEPIHPPQRSFNMLHGCRSVDEFERLNRIDEGTYGIVFRAKDKKTGEIVALKKVKMINEREGFPLTSLREINILLSFHHPSIVDVKEVVVGSSLDSIYMVMEYMEHDLKGLMETMKQPYSQSEVKCLMLQLLEGIKYLHDNWVLHRDLKTSNLLLNNCGELKICDFGLARQYGSPLKPYTSLVVTLWYRAPELLLGAKQYSTAIDMWSLGCIMAELLSKEPLFNGKSEVEQLGKIFKILGTPNETIWPGLSDLPGAKVNFVKHKYNLLRKKFPATSFTGTPVLSDAGFDLLNKLLTYDPQKRITAEAALNHEWFREVPLPKTKEFMPTFPAQHAQDRRMRRVMKSPDPLEELKRKEKQGELGTGGLFGQ